A window of Maioricimonas rarisocia genomic DNA:
TTGAGGAACAGGCCCATGTTGAGAACGCCGGCAAGGACGAGGATGATGCCGCCGAGGATGCGGATCTTCCTGTTGAAGCGTTTCTCGTAGAACTCGGGGATGGTGAGGACTTCCATTCGCCGCAGCGGGCCGACGATGAAGCCGGTCAGTCCGACGAACAGCGTGGCGACGCCGGCGATGACCGCCATGTGAAAGGCCGCGAAGCCTCCGGTGAACCCTTTCTGTGCGGAGTACATCACCGTCACCAGGCCGAGTTCGGTGCCGGTCATGGTGGCGACGCCGAGCCAGGGCCCGACCTTACGCCCCGCACCGATGTAGTTCTCCATCGAGCCGGCAAAGCGGTTGACCATCACGCCGATGACGAGCGAGACGCTCAGGTAGACGACGACGATGACGGTGTCGAGGGTCGTGAAGTTGGTTTGACTGAGGGCTGCTGCGGCCGCTTCATTCATGGGAGGGGCATCTCGTGGTGGGCTGTGCTGTGACAGTCGAAGTGCGGGGAAGAATCAGAACGAGCGTTGCCAGCCGGAGAACGCTTCGGTCAGGCCACGCACGCGATCGGTGTGGGATTCGGCGAGGTCGTGTGCTTCGGCCGGGTCGCTGGCGAGGTTGTAAAGCTGCCAGGGCTGGTCCGGCCGTTCGCGGACGATCTTCCAGTTTCCCTGACGGAGTGCCGCGTGCCGACGGTACTGGAAGACGAGCGATTCGTGCGGCGACGGGGCGCCCTCGGTAAGGACCGGCAGCGGGTTGCGGCCGTCGAATGTGCGGTCATCCGGAAGAGGCGCGCCGGCCAGCTCGGCTGAGGCGATCAGCAGGTCGGGGGACCAGAGCGGCTGGTCAACGACGGTGCCGGGGGGGATGTGTCCGGGCCAGCGGGCCATGGCGACAACGCGGAGGCCTCCTTCCCAGCAGGTGACGCCGCCGTGGCGGAGCGGCTCGTTGGAGCCGACGTCGAGACCTTCGCGACCCAGGCGAAACGCGCCGTTGTCGGACATGAAGAAGACGAAGGTGTTCTCGGCGACTTCTGCATCGTCCAGCACATCGAGGACGCGGCCGATCGCCTCGTCGAGTGCCGTCACCACGGCCATGTATCGACGGTAGGGATCGGTCTCATCCGGTCCGAACTCGTACGCGTCGAAGGCCCGGTCGGGAGCCTGCCAGATGTTCGGTTCTCCCGGCGGCTTGTTGCCGGCGACGGGAAAGTGGGGGGCGTTGAACGGCAGGTAACAGAACCATGGGCGATCGGCAGCGGTGTGACGCTGGATGAAGTCGATCGCGGCATCGGCGAAGAGGTCGGTTGTGTACTTCCCTTCGCGGTGGAGCTTCTCGGTGCCGCGGTAGAGGTCGTGCTTCTCGCGGTAATTGTGGCGGTAGTAGTCGCAGTTGCCGGACGCATGTCCGAGGAACTCGTCGAAGCCGCGCTCGGTCGGGCGGGAGCCGGGAGCGAACCCGATGTTCCACTTGCCGAAGCAGCCGGCCACATACGGCGTGGGGGCACGACTGAGAATCTGCGGGATGAGGATTTCATCGTGGTCGAGACCGATGCCGTAATTGCCTGCGACGCCGGCAAGCTGATCGATCAGGCCGTGCCGCTGGGGAATGCGACCGGTCAGCAGCGAAGCTCTGGAGACGGTGCAGGTGGGAGAAGCGGTGTAGAAGGCGGTCAGCCGGGTCCCCTGCTCTGCCAACTGATCGAGCCGCGGCGTGAGGATTGGAGAGTCGGGGTTGTAGCTGACCAGGTCGCCGTAGCCGAGGTTGTCGGCGGTGATGATGAGGATGTTGGGAGGGGGATCGGCCGCTGGTTCAGCGCGGCTGATGCAGGCTGTCAGCAGCAGGATCAGGAGCGGGGCGATGACCGGGAACGGACTGTGGCAGGTCGCCGGTCCGCTTGCGAAGAAAAATGGTAGTCGGCCACTCATCATGAAGGCCTCCTCGTCGGGCAGCCGGCCGGCATGACCGGAGCGCAGGACGGGCCGGGCGGCGGCGGTGCGAAATCTGAACCGACAGTGTGGCGGGCGTCTCGCGGAGGGTCAAACGAGTGCCAGCCGGTCGATCAGGTGCGAAGCGGCAGATCCTGCCGGTGAAAGTGTTAAGTTTTCGTTCAGAAGTTGATTGTGAGTGTTGAGTCGACTTTGCGGCGTCGATGAAAGAGACGGGTGATTCCGATTGGGAGGCGCGGGGAGGCTGTGCGGGTCCATGCTTCAGCAACAGTGCCGAGGGGAACGAACGAACCAGATCGCGGAATCGAGACGTAACCGGGACGAAGATGACACGCACTCGAGCCATTGCCACGGCAATTCTGACAGTTCTGATCGGCGCCGGTACGGGATCGGCCCTGTTCGCGGAGGATGCGCCACTGGCATCCGGAGGCGACTCTGCGGTATGGGCCGCTGATGCCACCGGTCCCTTTGCGGACGACGCCTCTCACAGCGCCGAGGGTGCAGAGCCGGCCGGGTACTACGACATGCCCGAGCCGCCGGCTGAAGATCCGCTGGCCGAGCTGCAGCAGAAGTTCGACGCTCTGGCCTCCGAGTGGGAAGACCACAAGGAGGAGCTGGACAAGAAGGCGGCGGATGCGAAGAAGAAACCGACCTTCCACATCGGCGGTCGAATTCACCTGGACTACTGGAGCTTCCCGCACGCGAGCCCGGGGATCGGATTTTTCGAGCATTCGGACCCGGGAGACGCGGATTTCGGAGCTGATCCGGAGGATGCATTTCGCTTTCGCCGGATCCGGCTGGAGATGCGGGGAGACATTCTCGAGACGATGAATTACCGGCTGCAGATCGACTTCGCCGCTCCGGGCGTCGGAGAAATGAAGGACGTCTGGGTCGGGTTCAAGGAACTGCCGGGCAATCAGGATCTGCGGATCGGAAACCAGAAGCGCCCGCTCGGCCTGGACCATCTGAACAGCAGCCGTTTCAACGTCTTCCTCGAGCGTCCGTTCGTGATCGAGACGTTCAACTCCGATGCCCGCCGGTTGGGCATCACGATGTACGGCAACAATTCCGACGACAGCCTGGGCTGGGCGTACGGTGTCTACAATCTGGAAAACATCAAGAGCGACGGCGAGTACCGGGGCGACAGCCTGCAGCTGAGTGGTAATGCCCGGCTGTTCGGCAGTCCGTGGTACGATCAGACGTCAGGCGGACGAGGCTACTGGCACTGGGGCATTGCAGGAATGGTGGCCCGTCCGGATGGTGACAGCGGACCGGTCGACGAGAACTCGAACGAAGCCCGATTCAACACACGTCCCGAAGCCCGGTCAGAAAGTTCGTGGCTCGATACCGGCCGCATCGCGGGTGCCGAGTGGTACGAGATTCTCGGCTTCGAGTCGATCGTCAATGTTGGACCTGTGCAGGTGACCGGCGAGTACCAGTTGAACTGGGTGCAGCGGGACAATACCGGGCCGGACCTGTTCTATCATGGTGCCTACATCTACGTCGGCTACTTTCTGACCGGCGAGCACATTCCCTACAACCGCGGCAGCGGAACGATCGGCCGGGTCAAGCCGTTCGAGAACTTCTTCCTGGTCGACCGGTGCTTTGGCGGTCACGGTACGGGCTGGGGAGCGTGGCAGGTCGCGGCCCGCTACTCGTACCTGGACGTCTCGGATGCCGACGTACTTGGCGGAGTGGGGCATTCGATTACCGGGGCGCTGAACTGGCACTGGACGGCGTACTCGAAGCTGCAGATGAATGCGATCTACGGCGAGATCGACGAGCACGCGGCCGTCGGCGGATTCACCGAGGGGGATTACTTCATCTTCGGTGCCCGCGTTGCGATCGACTTCTGAAGCGGTATTGCGTCGAGGGGGTTACTCGGGGGCGGCAGCATCGGACGAGATTGGTCTGAGCATGCCGATCCGCCACGAGTAAGCCCCGTAGCCGCGTTTGCTCTTGTCGCGTTCCAGCATTCCCTGAAACACGAACTGCAGGTTGTCGGGATCGACAACGAGTCTCTCGTCGCTGCCGGCACGTATCAGTTCTCCATGGCTGACGTTGTCGGTCCAGCGGTCGACACCGGCAGCCGGCCGGATGTTGTGCCAGCTGGCGAAGGGGCGTTTGGCCGAGTCGGCGATCGGGGTCCATGGACCGTCCAGTCGGTCGGCGACGTAAGCCTTGAAGTAGCGGCGACCGTTCTGTTCGATGATCGTCAGGTAACGGTCCTGTCCCTCGAGGCGGTACGTGTGGCTGGCCTCGAAGATTCGGTCTTTCAGGGCCACCTGGCAGTGGTCGAATCCGTTGGGGAATTCGGAGATCGGCGTCCACATTCGCCACATGCGGCCGTCGAGGCTGGTGAAGAACAGGTACGCCCGCTCGTCGTCGCAGATGATCCAGTAATCGAGGCCGCCGACTTCGCGCGGATCATCGGGACCTCCGTCAAGAATCGGGCGGGCCTGCGTCCAGGACTGCGGGTCGGTGATGTCGTCGGTGGTCGAGCAGGCGACCCACATCTTCTTCTGGCCGGGAACGCCCATCTGGTAGATCAGGTACCACTTGCGGTGAGGAGTGAAGTAGAAGACCTGCGGCGCGCAGTAGTAGTCGCTGTCGCTGATGGAGAGGATTGTTCTGTCGGAGCGATTGGCGTCTTCCCATCGAGCGAACGAGCAGTGCTCGATGGCGGAACGTCCCTGCAGCTTCACGGTCATGAAGACATGCCACAGCCCGTCGTGGAAGACAACGGTGGGGTCCTTCTGGGCGTGGCTTCGTTCTGAGTCGCGGTCTTCCGGTTCGATGAGCGGAGCCGTGTACTCCCACTGCGCCGGGACCAGATCGTCGGCCGCCATCGCGGTGTCGACTGCCGCACCGGACTGCAGGAGACAGGTCAGGATTGCGAGGCCGACAGCGGACGGGTTGAACCGGGGCATGATGTGGTCTCCAGGGAAATCGTAATGGCCGGAATGGCCGCACCCGCATCGAATGTAAACGAGGTCGCAGTGGATCGAAAAGCGTCGTCGGGGCGGAGACTGTCACGTCCACGACGGGAATTCCGGGAAAGGCTCGTGGGGAACTACACGGTGAGAGCGCATCTGTCCTAGAATGCGGCGGGCCATTGGTTGTGCCGCTGCGCACGTCCGCTATCGGTCCGCAGAGATGTTGGCGATGGCGGGATGGAGACTGCGGTTTCAAAGAAACGAGTTCCGATCGCCAGTCCGGCAACGGCCGGTTCCGGCCAGAAGGTTGACCATGTCCGACGAACCCCTGATCGCCGTTTTCATTGATTTCGAGAACCTCGCGATCGGTGTCCGACAGATGAAAGCGGGCAAGTTCCAGATTCCGCTCGTGCTCAAACGGCTGCTCGAGAAGGGGCGCATCGTCTACAAACGCGCCTACTGCGACTGGAGCAACTACCGGGACGCGGTTGTAGAATTCCACGGCCAGGGGGTGGAACTGATCGACATCCCGCAGAGCAAGGCCAGCGGTAAGAACAGTGCCGACATCCGCATGGTCGTCGACGCCATCGATCTGTGCTACTCGAAGGAGCACATCGACATCTTCGCGTTGATCTCCGGCGACAGTGACTTCTCGCCGCTGGTGTCGAAGCTGAAAGAGAACAACAAGCGGGTGATTGGCTGTGGCGTGAAGATCTCGACGTCGGATCTGCTCATCGCGAACTGCGACGAATTCATCTATTACGATGACCTGATCCGGTCGGCGAAGAAATCACCACCGCGGGAGAAATCGGCCGAATCGGACGATACCGGGCAGGAGTCGACCGATCGCGTTCTCGAAGTGCTTGATTCGGTCGAGCAGGATTACGATCCGTTGTGGGGATCGACGCTCAAGCAGGCGATCCGCCGGGTGTATCCGGGGTTCAGCGAATCGTACTACGGGTTCGGAAGCTTTTCGGAACTGCTCGAAGACCTGGCCGACCAGGGGCTGATCGACCTGGATTACGACGAAAGCCGCGGGAATTACAAGGTTCGTCGTCTGAAGTCGACGACGAAGCCGCGTCGCAAACGCTAGGTGCAGCGGCGACCGCTTCGAAGGAGCGAGGCGTCTTGCCGCCTTCCGGGACCGTGCCACGGTTTCGACGTGAGGCCGCCGCTGTGTCAGATGAGGTACGCGGTGGGAAGAGATTCGCGGTCCCGGCTCACCTGTCGTTTGACATCGTGCCGAACCGCAGCGTTCTCTGCAGCAGCGGCTACTCGCCCGTAAATTCGCTGGCGAGTTGCTGGAAGGCATTCCGTTCGAGCGGATGCAGTGCTGCGGGCTGCAGTCCCAGGCGAATCCCGGTCTGCAATGCATGGCGGGCCGAGGTCCGGCTCGCGGGGAGCACGGCCTGCGCGAGGTGAAAGTAGTAGACCGGTGAAGGCTGTTCGGCGATGGCCCGCTCGAGCAACCGGGATGCTTCTTCGAACTGCTCCATCTCAATCAGCACCATGGCCTCGGTGTCGAGCAGTGCCGGGTGCGAACCCTGAATCTCGATCGCGGTTCGGACGGCAGGAAGCGCCTCGTCGGCATCTCTTTCGTGCAGCAGCAGCAGGACCGCCAGTTCGTTGTAGGCGGCGGCCGTCTGCGGTTCGAGTTCGATGGTCCGGCGGTAGTGCTCTATGGCCAGATCGTATTCGCGGATCAGCTGAGCGAAGCTGGCGAAGTGGAGGTGCAGAATGGCCGCATCCGGTTGCCGCTCCAGTTCCTCGGCGAACCACTTCTGGATCTTCGCGGCAGTGGATGACTCCACGCCGTGCATCAGGATGATCTCGACGTAGGCGGCGGCAAGTTCTTCAGGCGGACTGGATTCGGCGGCCTGCTGGCAGACGGCGAGTGCCTCGGCCGGCCGCCATCGGAAACTGAGATACCGCGCCAGATCGAGCAGATGTTCCGGAGCGGCGCTGGCGACATCGCGATACAACTGCTCGGCTTCGAGGGCCAGCCGGTCGGCCGTGATCGAGCGGCCGTTGTTTTCGAGGTTCTGGATCAGCCGCGTCAGTGCGTCGGCGGTTCGAAGCGACGTTTCAATCTGTTCGGATGGGGGAGTATCCCCGAGGATCCGGCTGATCTGCTGAACGGCGAGATCGTCCTGTCCCAGGAACGCAAATTGCCGGATCTGCAGCTCCCGCGTGCGGAACGACTTCGGCTCGAGGGACGTCAAAGTGTCCATCCAGCTTTGAATGTCGCCCGAGGTGGGGACGTTGTCGAAGGCCAGGTCGAGGCAACCGGCGAGCAGGTCTGTCGAAGTGCGGCGACCGGCGATGGTCACGCGCATCAGCTCTTCGCCCCGTTGGGAATCGCCGATGGCAAAGTAGGACCGGGCCAGCCGGACGGTGTCCTCGTCGGTCAGAGACTGTTCGCGTTCGAGTTCCGTGAGGATCTTGACGATCTCTTCGTGATTACTGCGCGACGGGCGCAATGCCAGCAGTCGCGTCTTGACCCGCAGATCGTCGGCCGAGCGGGCGACTTCGAGATTCCGGTCGATCATCTCGACGGCTGTTTCATGGGCGGTCGGGGTTCCCTGTGCGGCGAGCAGCACGGCCATCGCCCGTCGCGCGGCGATAACCACCGTGGGCGGCTCCCCGAGATCGATGACGCGCTGAAGCAGCTTGCGGGCTTCTTCAACCTCGTCCTGACGCAGGAGAAAGCTTGCGACGAGCCAGCAGTTCGCAGCGTCGTCGGGCTTCAGTTCGAGCATCTCGAGGTACTGTGTGCGGGCCGCTTCGATCTGGCCAGCCATCTCGAAACATTGAGCCGTCGCGACTGCCGCATCGAGCGGGGGGAGGTGCTCGGGGATCTGATCCGTCAGCTGTGCCGCTTCGTCGGAGCGTCCGGTGCCCGAGAGGAAGCTGGCAAGTCCCAGCCAGGGCTGGACCTGGTCCCGTGCCAGTTCCAGAGCGCGTCGGAATGAGGACTCGGCTTCATCCAGTTCGGCTGCGGCCCAGTAAACCTGACCCAGCCAGAGATGGTCGGCGTAATTGGTGGATCCTTCGGGGACCGCCTTGCGGGCCAGTTCGATGGCCCGGACGGTGCGTGCCGAATGGAGCGACACGATGGCGGCCACACGACCGAAGTCGCTGTCCTGAAGAAGCGGACGCTCGAGCATCCGTTCGACAACGACCTCGGCGTCGACGACGCGTCCCCGGGCGTACAGCAGGTCCACCAGTCGACGGACGACACGAGGATCGGTTTCCCCCATGTCAATCGCGGCGCGGTAATGCTCGATGGCGGCATCGGGGCGTCCCAGGTGCTCGTCCACTTCGGCCAGGAGTGTTCGAATCCGTGCCGAGCCGGGCAGGAGTTCCGCCGCGTCGAGCAACAGCTCGCGGGCCAGTGAGAGGCGCTCCGTCTCCCCGTAGCGCGCCTGCAGCATGTACAGTCGGGCGGTGCAGAGCTTCGTCTGGATGCCGTCGGGCCCCTCGATGCGACGGATCTCTTCGAGGCAGTCGCGGGCATCGGCATTGCGGCCGCGGAGCATCGCGAGGTCGAAGAGGGCTTCCCACGTCTGCAGGGCATCCGGTCTGGTCTCCGCGGCCTGCCGGAGCAGGCGATGTGCTTCGTCGAGGTCGCCGCGCGCCCGCCAGGCGGAAGCAAGCTGGACGAGCAGCTCGTGACGGACTTCGAGATCGACCGTCTTCGGAACCTCTGCAGCGATTTGCTTGAGCGGATCCCCATCCTCTGGCGGGGGACGCCGGCTCCAGTAGCGGATCCGGGCGCGGGTCAGGTCGGGGGAATCCCCCAGCCGCTGGCGTGCGGTTTCGAGAACGGCGAGCGCTTCGTCCTGATTTCCGGCTGCCTGCTCGAGCTGACTGAGGCCGATCCAGAGGCGAACGTCCTCCCCACCGCGGGCGATCTCTTCTTCGATCAGTTTGCGGGCCGACTCGTGTTGATCGCGGGCTGCCAGAACGCTGGCCCGCAGCAGAAGAACACCCGCCGGGTCGGTTTTCGCGGCATCGACGGCGTTGAGAAGCGTTTCGATCTCATCCCACTTCCGCAATACCGAAGTGAGCTGCAGGTTCCTGACGAACAGCAGCCGGGCCAGCTGAAGCTTGATGTCCGGGTGCGCGGAGGCGCGGCGGAGCTCGGTAATGGCGTCTTCGAGGCGTCCCTGGGCCCGCAGCGCATCGGCCAGTCCGAGCACATGCTCGACCGTCCCGGAAAAGTGGTCGATTGACTTCCGGTAGCTCTGCTCCTGCTGCAGAACCTGACCCAGTTCGGCGTAGCATCGCGCCCGGGCCAGTTCGATCTGCGAGCGAACCATCGGTTGCTCGATCGACGCGATACGAATGGAATCGAGAAGGGTGCGGGCCCGGAGCCACTCCCGGGCATTCATCGCCATCCGGGCTTGCAGGAATGTCTGAAGTCCCGAGGATGCGTTCATCTCCTCGAGCTGCTTGAGCAGTTGGCGGGCCGTGTCCAGATTGTCTTCGAGGATATGGATGTCGGCGAGCATCCAGATCAGGTGTGCTTTTTCCGGGTGATGTTCCCGTGCGTGTTCGAGCCGAGCACGTGCCACATCGAGCCGCCCCGCCATGAACTCGGCCCGGGCGGCCGCTTCGAGAAGTTCGACGTCGTCGGGAGTCTCCTTGAGGGCCGCGTCGATCCTCTGACGCAGCTGATCGAAATCGAGTGAGCCGGCGGCTTCGTTGGTAGTGCCGGTCCGGGCCGCGACGACATCCGCAGCCAGCACGAGCACATCCCGCGAGGTGGGAGCGAGCTGCCAGGCGCGCTGAATATCCGAAAGGGCCGCGTCGGTCTCCCCGTTGCCCAGGCGGAACCGCGCCCGCACGAGCAGGGCGTCGGGAGATCGCCGGTTAGAGCTGACGAGCTCGTTCAGCAGACTGTCGGCAGCGGCTCTGTTGTCGAGGTGATCGTGCAGGATGCGGGCGAGGCGACTGTATACGTTGAACCGCCGTGGATCGAGTTCGATGACCCGGCGAAGCGCACTGGACGCTTCGAGCATCCGGCCGTCGGCCTCGAAACAGCGCGCGAGGAGCAGCTGGCGGTCCGCATTATGGGGGTTGCGCGCATTGAGCTGCTTGAGGTGAAAGATCGCATCTCTGAGGCGGCCCATGCGAATCGACAGGTCGACGACTTTCGACCGCAGGTCATCCAGTTCGGGGGATTCGCGAAGCGTCTCTTCAGCGTCGAGAAAGGCCCGAAAGAGCAGTCCGGAGGAGTTCGAATCCAGTGCGGCTTCGGCTTGGGCGTTGACGAGCTCGAACTGAGCCTCTGTCTCGTGCGGGGCCAACTCGACGTATCGCCGCAGATATCCCACTCCTGTCCGCAGTTCTCCCTTCTCCCACGCGTCTTCATAGAGTTCGTAGTAGCGGTGGGCCATCCGCCGCATCTGGACCTGATGCAGCGTTCGGACGCCAACGACTGCGGCAACCGCCAGCACGACCGAGATAATCAGCAGCCGAAGGTTGATATTGGACGGACGATCATCATCAATCCGCTCGGAACCGGGTTCGTCCGAGTCGGAGAGAGGAATTGCCGTCTGGCGGGTTGGCTGGCGGCCCGTGAGGAGCTGGTCCGTCGAGTCGCGCGGACCGAGCCGTTCTGGTGTGCTCATAGGTGGCATGATAAGCGCGCTGGGCGGCGAAATGGAAATTCACACCGCAGTTCTCAATCGTCGCACCACCGGCGACGACGTGGACCAGGCGCTTCGTGCGCTGAAGAGGAGACCGGACTCCGTCAGATCAGTCCTGCGGATTGGTCCCGCGACGACGTTTCCGCCACCGGCCACCTGCGACGGTTGCCAGGCCCATCCCCAGCAGCGCCAGAGAGGAGGGTTCCGGAACCACCGTCGTGTCGTCGATGATTGGTCCGCCGGCAGAACGCACGTTCAACTCCGAGCCGAATAGAAAACTACCGCTCGTAACGTCGGTCAGCGGGTTGAACGTCCCTTCGGTCACGGTGAATGTCAGGACCAGGGAGGACTCGATGACGGGAGACTGAGTCACCCAGTAATCATCACCCGGAGCGAGGACGGGGACCAGTCCGTAGTCGACGCCTCCGGGGCTGCCGCCATCTCCGATCAGGTTGTGCGATCCGAATGTTCCATCCGGAAGTCCCGATCCGCCGCCCCCGGCCGTACCGGCACCGACGAGGTCGGGGTCGAATCCCCAGTAGGGACTGACGTCGGTGAACTGCGGGGAGTAAGGAACAGCTGACTTGGAAGGCTTGTCCAGTTTCACCAACTGCGAGCCGGTTGCGACGACGGCCGATTCTGCTTCGATCTTGGCAGAGCTGTCCGCCTGCCAGACGAAACCGGTCATCACCGCGACGTTGTCGAACTTGCCTGCGACATCCGCCGAGATGTAAGTCAGCGTGAGGGTGAACTGGCCTCCCGAGACTTCTGAAAACTCGGCCGAGACGGTTGCACCGTCAACGTTACTGCCGGGCGGATCGACCGTGGTCGAGAACAGGAGTGTTCCTGCATCCGCCTGGACCGATACGAGCAACAAGCTCAGGAATGCGATCAACTTCTTCGTCAGGTTGCGAACCTTCACCGGTTTCCCTCTCAGAGGTAACTATGGAACGATGCAGCAGCTGCAACGCCGCGACCCACTTTGCAATCGTTCCTGGCCCGTGGCAGATTTCCCTTGAATACGTAGATTAGCAGAAGTCACCCCACGACACTCAAGCAGGAAATGCCGGAGATTCCGGTTTTCCCCGATTCTTTGCCAAGGTCGTTGACGAGATGATCGGCGCCACACACACGAAACTGTCCGAGGAGTTTCGCTTGCACCCCCATGGGGGGCTCCCCGGTGCCCCCCTCTGCGGAGGGCACTGCTGCAGAATGCATGGTGTGACCGGCTGTCAACTGATGCGTGCTCGATCGATCTCGGGACCACCCACGAGCTTCACTGCCTTGGGTCGCAGCGTCGAGGTGGCCCGACTCTGCCGTGACGTTTCTGCAACCCGACCTGAGAGCGAGGGTTGCAGCGATGTGTTGCGTTGTGATGCACGTAAGTCTCTGTGGTGCTTCAGTTTGCCGATTTGACCGCTGCTGTCGACTGGGCATGCGGGGAAGCCATGGGGGAGTTGCCGGGTGGATCTGTCATGATTTTCACCAAATCCGGAAAATCGGAAAAGCCCCTACTTGTCTCCCCGCAACTCTCGAATAGTTTGGCGGTCGACAGTCGGCCCCGCAGGCATTGAACGGCGCATGATGTGAACCGGCAAATCGCCAGCGAGTCCCCCGATTTCCAGAACTGGAAGTCCCCGAAGGACCCGTTGAATCATGCGCAAGCTCAGTACGTTTTTTGTGTGCGCCGCCGGCGCCGTTCTCATTTCCACAACTGTGACGCACGCGGACTCGATCCTCTTCTCCCGAGCGCTGCGGACACCGCCGCCGCGAAGTCAGGCGTCCGACGTTTCGGCTCGTTTTGCTGATGTCGGGCATGGTGGATTCGGGCTTGGCTTGAGCGGCCTGACGGTGAAGGCCGCTGCTGTGGCAGGCAACGACGCCATGCTGACAGGGCTCTCCTGGGGGCCGACGACGTCGGCCTCGGTCCGCGCGATTTCTGCAGCGCTGGCGGCCGGTTCCCGGCTTGGTGCGGGTGGTGGCGGTGGCGCCGGTGGAGGTGGTGGCGCCGGTGGAGGCGGTGGAATCGGGGGCGGCGGGAAGGCGTCGCCGGGCGGAGTCGGTTTCGCGACCCCTGCCCAGACCTGGCGGGAGTTCGTCGCAGGACAGCTGAACAATCCCGCGGTCGGTTCGCAGACGCGGCCCCCGAGCTTCATCGGCTCGGACGGTGGTCCGTTCGCTT
This region includes:
- a CDS encoding NYN domain-containing protein, which encodes MSDEPLIAVFIDFENLAIGVRQMKAGKFQIPLVLKRLLEKGRIVYKRAYCDWSNYRDAVVEFHGQGVELIDIPQSKASGKNSADIRMVVDAIDLCYSKEHIDIFALISGDSDFSPLVSKLKENNKRVIGCGVKISTSDLLIANCDEFIYYDDLIRSAKKSPPREKSAESDDTGQESTDRVLEVLDSVEQDYDPLWGSTLKQAIRRVYPGFSESYYGFGSFSELLEDLADQGLIDLDYDESRGNYKVRRLKSTTKPRRKR
- a CDS encoding tetratricopeptide repeat protein, with product MSTPERLGPRDSTDQLLTGRQPTRQTAIPLSDSDEPGSERIDDDRPSNINLRLLIISVVLAVAAVVGVRTLHQVQMRRMAHRYYELYEDAWEKGELRTGVGYLRRYVELAPHETEAQFELVNAQAEAALDSNSSGLLFRAFLDAEETLRESPELDDLRSKVVDLSIRMGRLRDAIFHLKQLNARNPHNADRQLLLARCFEADGRMLEASSALRRVIELDPRRFNVYSRLARILHDHLDNRAAADSLLNELVSSNRRSPDALLVRARFRLGNGETDAALSDIQRAWQLAPTSRDVLVLAADVVAARTGTTNEAAGSLDFDQLRQRIDAALKETPDDVELLEAAARAEFMAGRLDVARARLEHAREHHPEKAHLIWMLADIHILEDNLDTARQLLKQLEEMNASSGLQTFLQARMAMNAREWLRARTLLDSIRIASIEQPMVRSQIELARARCYAELGQVLQQEQSYRKSIDHFSGTVEHVLGLADALRAQGRLEDAITELRRASAHPDIKLQLARLLFVRNLQLTSVLRKWDEIETLLNAVDAAKTDPAGVLLLRASVLAARDQHESARKLIEEEIARGGEDVRLWIGLSQLEQAAGNQDEALAVLETARQRLGDSPDLTRARIRYWSRRPPPEDGDPLKQIAAEVPKTVDLEVRHELLVQLASAWRARGDLDEAHRLLRQAAETRPDALQTWEALFDLAMLRGRNADARDCLEEIRRIEGPDGIQTKLCTARLYMLQARYGETERLSLARELLLDAAELLPGSARIRTLLAEVDEHLGRPDAAIEHYRAAIDMGETDPRVVRRLVDLLYARGRVVDAEVVVERMLERPLLQDSDFGRVAAIVSLHSARTVRAIELARKAVPEGSTNYADHLWLGQVYWAAAELDEAESSFRRALELARDQVQPWLGLASFLSGTGRSDEAAQLTDQIPEHLPPLDAAVATAQCFEMAGQIEAARTQYLEMLELKPDDAANCWLVASFLLRQDEVEEARKLLQRVIDLGEPPTVVIAARRAMAVLLAAQGTPTAHETAVEMIDRNLEVARSADDLRVKTRLLALRPSRSNHEEIVKILTELEREQSLTDEDTVRLARSYFAIGDSQRGEELMRVTIAGRRTSTDLLAGCLDLAFDNVPTSGDIQSWMDTLTSLEPKSFRTRELQIRQFAFLGQDDLAVQQISRILGDTPPSEQIETSLRTADALTRLIQNLENNGRSITADRLALEAEQLYRDVASAAPEHLLDLARYLSFRWRPAEALAVCQQAAESSPPEELAAAYVEIILMHGVESSTAAKIQKWFAEELERQPDAAILHLHFASFAQLIREYDLAIEHYRRTIELEPQTAAAYNELAVLLLLHERDADEALPAVRTAIEIQGSHPALLDTEAMVLIEMEQFEEASRLLERAIAEQPSPVYYFHLAQAVLPASRTSARHALQTGIRLGLQPAALHPLERNAFQQLASEFTGE
- a CDS encoding OprO/OprP family phosphate-selective porin; the protein is MTRTRAIATAILTVLIGAGTGSALFAEDAPLASGGDSAVWAADATGPFADDASHSAEGAEPAGYYDMPEPPAEDPLAELQQKFDALASEWEDHKEELDKKAADAKKKPTFHIGGRIHLDYWSFPHASPGIGFFEHSDPGDADFGADPEDAFRFRRIRLEMRGDILETMNYRLQIDFAAPGVGEMKDVWVGFKELPGNQDLRIGNQKRPLGLDHLNSSRFNVFLERPFVIETFNSDARRLGITMYGNNSDDSLGWAYGVYNLENIKSDGEYRGDSLQLSGNARLFGSPWYDQTSGGRGYWHWGIAGMVARPDGDSGPVDENSNEARFNTRPEARSESSWLDTGRIAGAEWYEILGFESIVNVGPVQVTGEYQLNWVQRDNTGPDLFYHGAYIYVGYFLTGEHIPYNRGSGTIGRVKPFENFFLVDRCFGGHGTGWGAWQVAARYSYLDVSDADVLGGVGHSITGALNWHWTAYSKLQMNAIYGEIDEHAAVGGFTEGDYFIFGARVAIDF
- a CDS encoding sulfatase-like hydrolase/transferase; translation: MSGRLPFFFASGPATCHSPFPVIAPLLILLLTACISRAEPAADPPPNILIITADNLGYGDLVSYNPDSPILTPRLDQLAEQGTRLTAFYTASPTCTVSRASLLTGRIPQRHGLIDQLAGVAGNYGIGLDHDEILIPQILSRAPTPYVAGCFGKWNIGFAPGSRPTERGFDEFLGHASGNCDYYRHNYREKHDLYRGTEKLHREGKYTTDLFADAAIDFIQRHTAADRPWFCYLPFNAPHFPVAGNKPPGEPNIWQAPDRAFDAYEFGPDETDPYRRYMAVVTALDEAIGRVLDVLDDAEVAENTFVFFMSDNGAFRLGREGLDVGSNEPLRHGGVTCWEGGLRVVAMARWPGHIPPGTVVDQPLWSPDLLIASAELAGAPLPDDRTFDGRNPLPVLTEGAPSPHESLVFQYRRHAALRQGNWKIVRERPDQPWQLYNLASDPAEAHDLAESHTDRVRGLTEAFSGWQRSF
- a CDS encoding non-reducing end alpha-L-arabinofuranosidase family hydrolase, whose protein sequence is MPRFNPSAVGLAILTCLLQSGAAVDTAMAADDLVPAQWEYTAPLIEPEDRDSERSHAQKDPTVVFHDGLWHVFMTVKLQGRSAIEHCSFARWEDANRSDRTILSISDSDYYCAPQVFYFTPHRKWYLIYQMGVPGQKKMWVACSTTDDITDPQSWTQARPILDGGPDDPREVGGLDYWIICDDERAYLFFTSLDGRMWRMWTPISEFPNGFDHCQVALKDRIFEASHTYRLEGQDRYLTIIEQNGRRYFKAYVADRLDGPWTPIADSAKRPFASWHNIRPAAGVDRWTDNVSHGELIRAGSDERLVVDPDNLQFVFQGMLERDKSKRGYGAYSWRIGMLRPISSDAAAPE